One genomic window of Hemitrygon akajei chromosome 1, sHemAka1.3, whole genome shotgun sequence includes the following:
- the LOC140733298 gene encoding ubiquitin-conjugating enzyme E2 D4-like isoform X2 has translation MAKRRILKEYQDLERDPPALCSAGPVGDDYFHWQATIMGPSDSPYQGGVFFLNIQFPSDYPFKPPKVSFTTKIYHPNINSNGSICLDILRSQWSPALTLSKVLLSICSLLCDPNPDDPLVPEIAHTYKSDREKYNKLARDWTNKYAM, from the exons GAGTACCAGGATTTGGAGCGTGACCCTCCTGCACTGTGTTCAGCAGGTCCAGTGGGAGATGACT ATTTTCATTGGCAAGCCACTATCATGGGGCCA AGTGACAGCCCTTACCAAGGTGGCGTCTTCTTTCTGAATATTCAGTTCCCTTCCGATTATCCTTTCAAACCACCCAAG GTTTCGTTCACAACAAAGATTTATCATCCGAACATTAACAGTAATGGAAGCATTTGCCTCGATATCTTGCGCTCACAGTGGTCTCCAGCTTTAACACTATCAAAAG TTCTTCTGTCAATCTGCTCACTGCTGTGTGACCCAAACCCTGATGACCCTTTGGTCCCAGAGATTGCGCATACCTACAAATCTGACAGGGAAAA GTACAACAAACTGGCCAGAGATTGGACAAACAAATATGCAATGTAG